One window of Alteromonas sp. LMIT006 genomic DNA carries:
- a CDS encoding DUF3087 domain-containing protein: protein MELIQINKSRYRKRLNVVIVCCIIALTSGSLGIAQTLIAVFPDPDGSHFHWNLLGVIVTALIIGGILGNIKQHPFMTEVVYVWELKQVLNKLTRKMATLKRAAQDGDINAMNAIQYSYAGSRLLWQLDDNTLVMDELSIAQAELDALAKHHNVTLDASSFQISHLKQY, encoded by the coding sequence ATGGAATTAATCCAAATCAATAAATCGCGTTACCGTAAACGTCTCAATGTGGTGATCGTCTGTTGCATCATTGCACTAACATCGGGTAGCTTAGGCATCGCGCAAACTCTTATTGCCGTATTCCCCGATCCAGATGGCAGTCATTTTCATTGGAATCTCTTGGGCGTTATTGTGACAGCCCTGATAATTGGCGGTATTTTGGGTAACATCAAGCAACACCCTTTTATGACAGAAGTGGTCTATGTTTGGGAGCTCAAACAAGTCCTGAACAAACTTACCCGGAAAATGGCAACGTTAAAACGCGCAGCACAGGACGGAGATATCAACGCGATGAATGCGATTCAGTATAGTTATGCCGGTTCTCGCTTATTGTGGCAACTCGATGACAATACTCTCGTCATGGATGAATTATCCATTGCTCAAGCCGAACTTGATGCATTAGCCAAACACCACAACGTGACTTTGGATGCGTCATCATTTCAGATATCACACCTCAAACAATATTAA
- a CDS encoding efflux RND transporter periplasmic adaptor subunit: protein MKKLNMCLLFCLGLTGCGDTMDTQIPTYTVTEQEFVIAIDAFGEVEPASAERITTPGRRPMVLSWLVDENTLVKAGDVIARFDSERIMRQKLEEEFAIRKIQQDILAGIAEQTQEKSEIAVEQSFVDAEFQFVEQFAIDDLRLYSKLEIIDTMANRDFLEAKDGFLDWKASSVDEQHASEQSVLDIRKSGHAKKLKQHQMALNQLEVRAPSDGLILYMKDRRGEKPAVGNTVFPGSPIAQIPDLSNLQVSLYVLANEAIELDKGNQIEFRLDAFPEKTFTGQILEVAKFPSEIQRGDPTKYFALSANIDQQDALELQPGRKLTAKITVETGRTTLTVPLQSVIYENEQSYVYVQDGNDFSRQVVTTGRKNLHFIEILEGIEPGTKIALSGIVASQNNQEVK from the coding sequence ATGAAAAAACTCAACATGTGTCTCTTATTTTGCTTAGGACTCACAGGTTGTGGCGACACAATGGATACCCAGATCCCAACCTATACCGTGACCGAACAGGAGTTTGTTATTGCCATCGACGCCTTTGGTGAAGTAGAACCCGCCTCAGCGGAACGCATTACCACTCCAGGTCGTCGGCCAATGGTCTTATCTTGGTTAGTCGACGAAAATACTCTAGTCAAAGCGGGCGATGTCATTGCTCGATTTGATTCAGAACGCATTATGCGCCAAAAACTAGAAGAAGAATTTGCCATACGCAAAATTCAGCAAGACATCCTTGCCGGAATCGCTGAGCAGACCCAAGAAAAAAGTGAGATTGCCGTTGAGCAAAGCTTTGTCGATGCGGAATTTCAGTTTGTCGAACAGTTCGCCATTGACGACTTAAGACTTTATTCTAAATTAGAAATCATAGATACCATGGCGAATCGCGATTTTTTGGAAGCCAAAGATGGTTTTCTCGATTGGAAAGCATCTTCAGTAGACGAACAACATGCCTCAGAACAATCTGTTCTAGATATCCGAAAATCGGGTCATGCCAAGAAGTTAAAACAACATCAAATGGCCTTGAATCAACTCGAAGTCAGAGCACCTAGTGATGGATTAATTTTGTATATGAAAGACCGACGTGGCGAAAAACCTGCTGTCGGCAATACCGTTTTTCCTGGCAGTCCGATTGCGCAGATCCCCGATTTAAGCAATTTACAAGTTTCTTTATATGTACTTGCCAATGAAGCCATCGAGTTAGATAAAGGGAATCAGATTGAATTTCGTTTAGATGCTTTTCCTGAAAAAACATTCACTGGTCAAATTTTGGAAGTTGCCAAATTTCCCAGCGAAATCCAACGAGGTGATCCCACCAAATACTTTGCACTCAGCGCGAATATTGACCAACAAGATGCGTTAGAGCTCCAACCGGGTCGCAAGTTAACGGCCAAAATTACGGTAGAGACTGGAAGAACGACACTAACAGTGCCATTGCAATCCGTCATTTATGAGAATGAGCAATCCTATGTATATGTTCAAGATGGCAATGACTTTAGCCGTCAAGTCGTCACAACGGGACGCAAAAACCTGCACTTTATTGAAATACTTGAAGGCATCGAGCCTGGTACCAAAATCGCGCTGAGCGGAATTGTTGCTTCACAAAACAATCAGGAAGTTAAGTAA
- the htpX gene encoding protease HtpX: MLRIALFIATNIAIIALISITFSLLGFQGLLAQNGVDLDLTALLVYSAVIGFAGSFISLLLSKFMAKRAMNVHVITEPRNQTEAWLLRTVRRQAEQANIGMPEVGIFNSHAPNAFATGWSKNNSLVAVSTGLIDVMNQAEVEAVLAHEVAHVANGDMVTMTLLQGVVNTFVIFLSRIIGHTVDRVVFKVERGHGPAFWIVSIICEIVLGFLAHMITMWFSRKREYRADADAAKMVGNTAMINALLKLKNPRVEEPLADEVAAFGINSNVKQLFSSHPPIDARVAALRQQ; encoded by the coding sequence ATGCTACGTATTGCCCTATTTATCGCCACGAATATCGCGATAATCGCATTGATATCAATTACTTTTAGTCTATTAGGTTTCCAAGGATTACTTGCACAAAACGGCGTTGATTTGGATCTGACGGCTCTTTTGGTGTATTCCGCGGTCATTGGTTTTGCGGGTTCATTCATCTCATTGTTGCTCTCAAAGTTCATGGCCAAACGGGCAATGAATGTGCATGTGATAACCGAGCCTCGCAATCAAACCGAAGCGTGGTTACTCAGAACCGTCAGACGACAAGCTGAACAAGCCAATATCGGTATGCCTGAAGTGGGGATTTTTAACAGTCATGCACCTAATGCATTTGCTACCGGATGGAGTAAAAATAACTCATTAGTAGCAGTATCCACTGGTCTCATCGATGTAATGAATCAAGCAGAGGTGGAGGCCGTGCTAGCCCACGAAGTGGCTCATGTGGCCAACGGCGATATGGTCACGATGACATTATTACAAGGTGTGGTGAATACGTTTGTTATTTTCTTATCTCGGATCATTGGCCACACAGTAGATAGGGTCGTTTTTAAAGTAGAGCGTGGACATGGCCCTGCGTTTTGGATTGTCTCAATTATTTGTGAAATTGTCCTTGGTTTCTTAGCACACATGATCACCATGTGGTTCTCGCGCAAACGCGAATATCGAGCGGATGCTGATGCGGCCAAGATGGTCGGAAACACGGCTATGATAAATGCTTTGTTAAAGCTTAAAAATCCCAGAGTTGAAGAGCCCCTTGCCGATGAAGTGGCCGCTTTTGGAATCAACAGCAATGTCAAACAGCTATTTTCTAGTCATCCTCCAATCGATGCCAGAGTTGCGGCTTTACGTCAGCAATAA
- the pqqA gene encoding pyrroloquinoline quinone precursor peptide PqqA, whose amino-acid sequence MWTKPEYHEMRLGFEVTLYISNR is encoded by the coding sequence ATGTGGACTAAACCTGAATATCATGAAATGAGATTAGGATTTGAAGTTACGTTATATATTAGTAACCGATAA
- a CDS encoding ABC transporter ATP-binding protein: MISLRQISKTFSNGDETVTALNNVSLNIKKNEFVAIMGTSGSGKSTLMNVLGCLDSPTTGDYFLNDQNIAQLDDDTLSSIRNRYIGFIFQTFHLLPKLDVVGNITLPLRYTDVSQSETRTRANALIERVGLSHRKHHKPFEMSGGQRQRVAIARALINQPSVILADEPTGNLDSKTSEEIMGLLTELHQQGQTIVMVTHEADIAEYAQRVIRMKDGQIIEDTQTCSAA; this comes from the coding sequence ATGATCAGCCTGCGTCAAATAAGCAAAACCTTTAGCAATGGTGATGAAACCGTAACGGCCTTAAATAACGTTTCGTTAAATATTAAAAAAAACGAGTTCGTTGCTATTATGGGTACATCGGGTTCAGGAAAATCGACCCTTATGAATGTGTTGGGCTGCCTAGATAGCCCGACAACCGGAGATTACTTTCTCAATGATCAAAATATTGCACAGTTAGATGATGATACGCTCTCAAGTATCCGCAATCGCTACATTGGCTTTATTTTCCAAACCTTTCACCTGCTCCCTAAACTCGATGTAGTGGGTAACATCACCCTGCCCTTACGATATACTGATGTGTCTCAAAGTGAAACGCGCACTCGTGCCAATGCGTTAATTGAACGAGTGGGGTTGTCTCATCGTAAACATCACAAACCATTTGAAATGTCCGGTGGTCAAAGACAACGGGTGGCCATCGCGCGCGCGTTGATTAATCAACCTAGCGTGATTTTGGCCGATGAGCCAACGGGTAATCTGGACAGCAAGACCTCAGAAGAAATCATGGGGCTATTAACTGAATTACACCAACAAGGCCAAACCATTGTCATGGTGACACACGAAGCTGACATTGCAGAATACGCACAGCGCGTGATTCGCATGAAGGACGGTCAAATTATCGAGGATACTCAAACATGTTCCGCTGCATAA
- a CDS encoding HlyD family secretion protein — MFRCIITFVLCFSALTWAQDVPLVLSGKVSSAAKQIVNAPRSSSWQIQIQWMAEEGDIVQKGEPVVVFDGAATQAQLEQNKERLDTLNLEFKQLKMRLEQAVTEAQGRLAVAQMRVAKARIPVSIVSDTINAYQRGQNELTLERALMEQGKAREAVIEAEQQLKAGLEKKRIDILQVEDEITYLAGLMEKLNVTAQHTGSVSYALHPWYGRKLRSGMNVQQSWKVLDVQASTDLQIESYVHEIDALILKEGDPVTLTFDAFPGSYYSGTIASISRQAEKNPQLSNASYFPVIIEFNEVPERDLMIGMSVRIDTRKEFVSTLIRDYVGPSSLTVAAELKSLQDLSFGPPSISRMWNYKVQKLVADNQSIQQGDLLIQFDGQDLRNRLVGQQADLDAATKELENIQLQDNAREKDLELALAEARMNEEKAQRKAKITDASRSEIERRQQQADWDITRVLSEQAQQRLDEHRLRKVLNKQVQQARIANHASRVKEIRQNMAKLQIKSPVDGIAIINKNNDGDRYAVGDNVHMGNTLVNVPSLDKLAVKMEIDESDTQKVAIGQRVDIVLTAYPERTFKGTITNKGKSYRAKSQRNQRIIFDAWVTFDEIENAIMRPGMQANVTLPLNEEGLALVPDANEELVFTETLTAETQP, encoded by the coding sequence ATGTTCCGCTGCATAATTACCTTTGTTTTATGTTTCAGTGCTCTGACATGGGCGCAAGATGTCCCATTGGTCTTGTCGGGTAAAGTCAGCTCTGCGGCCAAACAAATTGTCAACGCCCCACGCTCTAGTAGTTGGCAGATCCAGATCCAATGGATGGCAGAAGAAGGGGATATTGTACAAAAAGGGGAGCCTGTCGTGGTATTTGATGGCGCTGCAACCCAAGCACAACTCGAACAGAATAAGGAGCGCTTAGATACCTTAAACCTCGAGTTCAAACAACTAAAGATGCGCTTAGAACAAGCGGTTACTGAAGCTCAAGGTCGACTCGCTGTGGCCCAAATGCGCGTGGCCAAAGCACGCATCCCAGTATCCATCGTATCGGATACCATTAATGCTTATCAACGTGGGCAAAATGAACTCACCTTAGAACGCGCTCTGATGGAACAAGGTAAAGCTCGAGAGGCAGTCATTGAAGCAGAACAACAGCTCAAAGCTGGGCTAGAAAAAAAACGCATCGATATATTACAGGTCGAAGACGAAATTACTTATTTAGCGGGGTTAATGGAAAAACTCAATGTCACTGCCCAACACACTGGGTCGGTGAGTTATGCATTACACCCTTGGTATGGCCGAAAACTGCGCTCAGGTATGAATGTCCAGCAAAGCTGGAAAGTGTTAGATGTGCAAGCATCAACCGACTTACAAATCGAATCATACGTGCATGAGATTGACGCCTTAATCCTCAAAGAAGGCGATCCAGTCACACTGACGTTTGATGCCTTTCCCGGATCTTATTATTCAGGCACTATTGCATCAATCAGTCGTCAAGCAGAAAAAAACCCTCAGTTGAGTAACGCCAGTTATTTTCCCGTAATCATTGAGTTTAATGAGGTACCAGAACGAGACCTGATGATCGGGATGAGTGTGCGTATTGATACACGCAAAGAATTTGTCTCTACATTAATAAGAGATTATGTTGGGCCTTCATCCTTGACCGTTGCAGCTGAGCTCAAATCTTTACAAGACCTCAGCTTCGGTCCACCTTCTATTTCACGCATGTGGAATTACAAAGTACAAAAATTAGTAGCTGATAACCAAAGTATTCAACAAGGTGATCTACTTATTCAATTTGACGGTCAAGACTTGCGCAATCGTCTGGTAGGTCAGCAAGCAGATTTGGATGCTGCGACTAAGGAGCTTGAAAACATACAACTGCAGGACAACGCCAGAGAAAAAGACTTAGAACTAGCGCTTGCCGAAGCTCGGATGAACGAAGAAAAAGCTCAACGCAAAGCAAAGATCACAGATGCTTCTCGCTCTGAGATTGAGCGTCGCCAACAACAAGCCGATTGGGACATAACTCGCGTCTTGAGCGAGCAAGCTCAGCAGCGTTTGGACGAGCATCGCCTGCGCAAAGTACTCAACAAACAAGTGCAACAAGCTCGCATTGCCAACCATGCCTCACGGGTAAAAGAAATTCGCCAAAACATGGCAAAACTCCAAATCAAAAGCCCGGTGGATGGTATCGCTATCATCAACAAAAATAATGACGGTGATCGATATGCCGTAGGTGATAACGTGCACATGGGAAATACCTTAGTCAATGTGCCCTCATTGGACAAACTTGCTGTCAAAATGGAAATAGACGAATCCGATACTCAAAAAGTCGCGATTGGTCAGCGCGTGGACATTGTCTTAACGGCCTATCCTGAACGAACGTTTAAGGGCACCATCACAAATAAAGGCAAATCTTATCGAGCCAAATCACAGCGAAACCAACGCATTATTTTTGATGCTTGGGTAACGTTTGATGAGATCGAAAATGCCATCATGCGGCCTGGAATGCAGGCAAACGTGACCTTGCCTTTAAACGAAGAAGGCCTCGCGTTAGTGCCTGATGCCAACGAGGAACTTGTTTTCACAGAGACTCTCACAGCGGAGACTCAACCATGA
- a CDS encoding WYL domain-containing protein has translation MAETLNESLPEMSFAQKQRLAYIDFTLYFTGMMTRSQIVQHFELGLAAATRDINLYKSLKPDNMHYDNAVKKYFITPEFSPLFTHDAHKTLIKLAHQISDGSDAIGEVAFPVEKPSNLNTPNIDVIATLSQAMIQHKVVSVIYTSLSSGSGARELVPHSIVDNGQRWHVRAFDRKSQSFRDFVLTRLSHVSMLDDETVYAEEQAADEQWQTLLPLTLIPHSKNISHPTAIELDFGMTDGKLIVHVRKAMAGYLLRRWNVDCSPHASLKGAEYQLQLANLEVLDEADNRTIAPGYHLHS, from the coding sequence ATGGCTGAAACGTTGAATGAATCCCTACCAGAAATGAGCTTCGCACAAAAACAACGCTTGGCGTATATTGACTTTACTCTTTATTTCACGGGAATGATGACACGCAGTCAAATTGTTCAGCATTTTGAGCTGGGTTTAGCGGCGGCGACACGTGACATCAATCTTTATAAATCATTAAAGCCAGATAATATGCACTATGACAACGCGGTCAAAAAATATTTTATCACGCCTGAGTTTTCGCCTTTATTCACCCATGATGCACATAAAACGCTCATTAAATTAGCACATCAAATCAGTGATGGTTCTGATGCAATTGGTGAAGTTGCTTTTCCAGTAGAAAAGCCATCTAACCTTAACACACCCAACATCGATGTCATTGCGACGTTATCCCAAGCCATGATACAGCACAAAGTAGTAAGTGTGATATACACATCCTTATCGAGCGGTTCTGGTGCTCGTGAGCTGGTTCCGCATAGCATTGTTGACAATGGTCAGCGCTGGCATGTGCGGGCATTCGACCGCAAATCCCAGAGTTTTAGGGACTTTGTTCTCACGCGTTTATCCCATGTGAGTATGCTGGATGATGAAACGGTTTATGCAGAGGAGCAAGCTGCGGATGAGCAATGGCAGACCTTACTTCCACTCACGTTGATTCCGCATAGCAAAAATATCTCACACCCCACTGCAATTGAATTAGATTTTGGCATGACTGATGGTAAGCTCATTGTCCATGTTAGAAAAGCAATGGCGGGGTACTTGTTACGTCGTTGGAATGTAGACTGTTCGCCCCATGCTTCACTAAAAGGCGCTGAGTATCAGTTACAACTTGCTAATCTTGAAGTCCTTGATGAAGCCGACAACAGAACCATTGCACCAGGATATCACTTACACTCATGA
- a CDS encoding TRAP transporter substrate-binding protein, whose amino-acid sequence MLHILRTCIVLCSVGLLWGCSQEQKVDESSTINDRVYTLKLAQTWSKDFPIFGESVQNMAQYAKEMSNGRLIVRIDSANKHKAPLGVFDMVRSGQYDLGHTSSYYWKGKDINTMFFTTMPFGLTSPEQFAWFYGGDGQRLMNKVYDKFGLMSFPGGNTGNQMGGWFQKEINTVADLQGLKMRIPGFAGEIMAELGAKPTNVAPGELYTALERGAIDALEWVGPSLDLRMGFQQIAKYYYTGWHEPGADLQFLINKRSFARLPSDLQAVLVNAMRLSAFEMYAYSYHESAVNLATLQRDYPNVQIKTFPKPVMRALREANDKLLSEFASRDPLTKEIIESQQSYLKMVRHWTQISDQAYLNALE is encoded by the coding sequence ATGCTTCATATCCTTCGTACGTGTATCGTGTTGTGTTCAGTCGGACTCCTTTGGGGCTGCAGTCAGGAGCAAAAAGTCGATGAATCATCAACAATAAATGACCGGGTCTATACATTAAAATTAGCGCAAACGTGGAGCAAAGATTTTCCTATCTTTGGTGAGTCTGTGCAGAATATGGCTCAATATGCCAAAGAGATGTCGAATGGTCGACTGATCGTCCGCATCGACTCTGCCAATAAGCATAAGGCGCCTCTAGGTGTATTTGATATGGTGCGTTCTGGACAATATGACCTTGGTCATACCTCATCGTATTACTGGAAAGGCAAAGATATCAATACGATGTTCTTCACTACTATGCCGTTTGGACTCACTAGCCCCGAGCAATTCGCTTGGTTTTATGGTGGAGATGGGCAAAGGCTGATGAATAAGGTCTATGATAAATTTGGTTTGATGTCCTTTCCCGGAGGAAACACGGGCAATCAAATGGGAGGGTGGTTTCAAAAAGAAATCAACACGGTCGCAGACTTACAGGGGCTCAAAATGCGGATTCCTGGGTTTGCTGGTGAGATCATGGCAGAACTTGGCGCAAAGCCAACAAATGTCGCGCCAGGGGAGCTTTATACTGCACTGGAGCGCGGTGCAATAGACGCCCTTGAATGGGTCGGCCCGTCGCTGGATTTGCGCATGGGCTTTCAGCAGATTGCTAAGTACTATTACACCGGCTGGCATGAACCTGGAGCCGACTTACAGTTTTTGATCAACAAACGCAGTTTTGCGCGGTTACCTTCCGACTTACAAGCGGTCCTCGTGAATGCAATGCGGTTATCCGCCTTTGAAATGTATGCCTACTCCTATCACGAAAGTGCCGTGAATTTGGCGACGTTGCAACGAGATTACCCAAACGTGCAAATCAAAACCTTCCCCAAACCGGTGATGCGAGCATTGCGTGAGGCAAATGACAAATTACTCTCTGAGTTTGCTTCACGTGATCCGCTAACCAAAGAAATCATTGAATCTCAACAGAGCTACCTAAAGATGGTGCGTCATTGGACCCAAATTTCAGATCAGGCTTATCTCAATGCCCTTGAGTAA
- a CDS encoding ABC transporter permease, with protein sequence MSHQANIISTYIQLIIDALHELSAQKLRTFLTLLGMIFGVGAVIAMLNIGEGAEREALKMIDSMGVNNIIVNAVEFTDDELTEIREESLGLNTGDVEAAVATLPFVTEFSASKTIKTYALYSDFAKSDAQVVGITPSYYEHGNLTLADGRYTYSEDDIRLAQVAVLGADAAKELFPNQSAVGQMVKVNHLWLQVVGVLQPPAGDKNEFQGVQIGGDRYRVFVPLNTAKQKFAFNPLDSELDSFKLQISTETNPVVAAKAVTHLMATRHNNIDVYDIIIPAELLAQQKQTQQIFNIVMACVAGISLLVGGIGIMNIMLANVMERTTEIGLLRAVGATQRDIRLQFLAESFTISLLGGILGIVFGLVLSEVIGFYSEWAVSWSLSAIVLSLSICMLVGVGFGVFPAIKASQLNPIEALHSD encoded by the coding sequence ATGTCACATCAAGCCAATATTATCTCGACATACATACAGTTAATTATCGATGCGTTACACGAGCTATCCGCACAAAAACTGCGCACATTCTTAACCCTGTTGGGGATGATTTTTGGTGTGGGTGCGGTTATCGCCATGCTCAATATTGGTGAAGGCGCTGAACGCGAAGCGTTAAAGATGATCGATTCGATGGGGGTGAATAACATCATTGTCAACGCGGTCGAATTTACCGATGATGAGTTAACCGAAATTCGTGAGGAATCGCTTGGCCTCAACACTGGTGATGTCGAAGCAGCCGTTGCGACTCTCCCCTTTGTGACAGAGTTCTCGGCCAGTAAAACCATCAAAACATATGCCTTATACTCAGACTTCGCAAAATCAGATGCACAGGTTGTCGGCATCACACCAAGCTACTATGAACATGGCAATTTGACTTTGGCCGATGGTCGCTATACCTATTCTGAGGATGATATTCGCTTGGCTCAAGTGGCTGTCCTAGGAGCTGATGCGGCAAAAGAACTTTTTCCCAATCAGTCTGCAGTAGGCCAGATGGTTAAGGTGAACCACCTGTGGCTTCAAGTCGTTGGTGTGTTACAGCCACCTGCTGGGGATAAAAATGAATTTCAAGGTGTACAAATTGGTGGCGACCGCTATCGCGTATTTGTTCCTCTCAATACCGCTAAACAAAAATTTGCGTTCAATCCGCTTGACAGTGAGTTAGACAGTTTCAAACTCCAAATCTCAACTGAAACCAATCCGGTTGTTGCCGCCAAAGCTGTGACGCACTTGATGGCTACTCGTCACAATAATATTGACGTATACGACATCATCATTCCGGCAGAATTATTAGCTCAGCAAAAACAAACTCAGCAAATATTTAATATTGTTATGGCCTGTGTGGCAGGGATTTCATTGTTAGTTGGGGGGATTGGCATCATGAATATTATGCTGGCTAACGTCATGGAACGCACCACAGAAATTGGCCTACTCAGAGCCGTCGGTGCGACACAACGCGATATTCGCCTACAGTTTTTGGCGGAGAGTTTTACGATTTCTTTACTCGGAGGCATATTGGGTATTGTGTTTGGTTTAGTGCTATCAGAAGTGATCGGATTTTATAGCGAATGGGCAGTGTCATGGTCCCTCTCCGCTATTGTCTTATCTTTATCCATCTGTATGCTGGTCGGTGTAGGCTTTGGTGTCTTCCCTGCGATCAAAGCCTCACAACTTAACCCAATTGAAGCACTGCACTCAGATTAG
- a CDS encoding mechanosensitive ion channel family protein produces the protein MQNWLVLVWLWVHEYKVLSTIGLITVVLLIKHAIIKWAKKRSKKLKTDHRNSINTFENIVNAILAFVVIAFWANEMQNLALSIAAFMVAIVLAMREFIQCVIGFFYYVSVRPFRVGDWVKVDNVAGEVVEIDWVKTVLLEIDPEHYDYTGQHIYVPNNKLISQTVKNLNFFKRYSLHQFTITTEPTVNVYEFVEDFATFAREQCAHFREVALRYKSFIEHSLDAEFIDVDPHITVETNRYAKTVVTVSLFCPTNERGELEDMLGKEFMRMWFAQLKAQTGAESLLVNPSISAPIHTSP, from the coding sequence ATGCAGAACTGGCTTGTTCTAGTTTGGCTGTGGGTTCACGAATATAAGGTGCTTAGCACCATTGGCTTGATTACGGTGGTGCTACTGATAAAGCATGCCATAATAAAGTGGGCCAAAAAGCGCAGTAAGAAACTCAAAACCGATCACCGGAACTCTATCAACACATTTGAGAATATCGTCAATGCCATTTTGGCGTTTGTTGTTATTGCGTTTTGGGCCAACGAAATGCAAAACCTCGCCTTATCCATTGCGGCCTTTATGGTGGCCATTGTTTTGGCAATGCGCGAATTTATCCAATGTGTGATCGGATTTTTTTACTATGTATCGGTCAGACCGTTTCGCGTTGGGGACTGGGTGAAAGTTGATAATGTGGCCGGTGAGGTGGTTGAGATCGATTGGGTCAAGACTGTCTTGTTAGAAATCGACCCTGAACATTATGATTACACCGGTCAGCACATCTATGTGCCGAATAACAAGCTCATTTCGCAAACGGTAAAGAATCTCAATTTTTTTAAACGCTATTCGTTGCATCAGTTTACTATCACTACTGAGCCGACCGTTAATGTATATGAATTTGTCGAAGATTTTGCGACATTTGCGCGTGAACAATGTGCGCATTTCCGCGAGGTTGCGTTGCGCTATAAATCCTTCATTGAGCACAGTTTGGATGCTGAGTTTATCGATGTGGATCCACACATTACCGTTGAAACCAATCGCTATGCTAAAACCGTGGTGACAGTGAGTTTGTTCTGCCCAACGAACGAACGCGGTGAGCTTGAAGATATGTTAGGCAAAGAATTTATGCGAATGTGGTTCGCCCAGCTCAAAGCACAAACAGGAGCTGAATCCTTATTGGTCAATCCATCCATATCAGCTCCGATTCATACTTCTCCTTAA
- a CDS encoding pirin family protein — protein MMYIRRAEERGKANFGWLDSKHSFSFGQYYDPLHMGISVLRVINDDIVSGGAGFGMHGHQDMEIISYVIDGALEHKDNQGNQYRVTAGEVQRMSAGSGVMHSEYNASQTNDVNFLQIWILPKSKGIEPGYEQKRIEQQQSLTPLVTPDGSDGSISMHQDASIYRLRLASGESHELCARQGYLHLIKGHVTSEGLTFRQGDAVAPTSGSELNIVAQSDVEALWFDLPISS, from the coding sequence ATTATGTATATACGCAGAGCGGAAGAACGCGGTAAAGCAAACTTTGGCTGGCTCGATAGCAAACACAGCTTTTCATTTGGTCAATACTATGATCCTCTGCATATGGGCATTTCGGTATTGAGAGTGATTAATGACGATATCGTATCAGGCGGTGCTGGGTTTGGTATGCATGGTCATCAGGATATGGAAATTATCTCGTATGTGATTGATGGTGCTTTGGAACACAAAGACAACCAAGGTAATCAATATCGTGTGACCGCCGGGGAGGTTCAACGCATGAGTGCTGGATCAGGCGTTATGCACTCTGAATACAATGCGTCGCAAACAAATGATGTGAACTTTTTGCAGATTTGGATCCTACCCAAGAGCAAAGGGATTGAGCCTGGTTACGAGCAAAAACGAATCGAACAACAGCAATCCCTTACTCCATTAGTCACACCAGATGGTTCTGATGGTTCAATTAGCATGCATCAAGATGCCAGTATTTACCGTTTACGTCTAGCATCGGGAGAATCCCATGAGTTATGTGCAAGGCAAGGCTATTTGCATCTCATCAAAGGACATGTAACGAGTGAGGGACTGACCTTTCGACAAGGTGACGCCGTTGCCCCCACCTCCGGCAGTGAGCTGAATATCGTTGCCCAATCTGATGTTGAGGCGTTGTGGTTTGATTTGCCTATATCGTCATAA